A region from the Cygnus olor isolate bCygOlo1 chromosome 24, bCygOlo1.pri.v2, whole genome shotgun sequence genome encodes:
- the TIMM17A gene encoding mitochondrial import inner membrane translocase subunit Tim17-A, translated as MEEYAREPCPWRIVDDCGGAFTMGAIGGGIFQAIKGFRNSPVGVNHRLRGSLTAIKTRAPQLGGSFAVWGGLFSMIDCSMVRMRGKEDPWNSITSGALTGAILAARNGPVAMVGSAAMGGILLALIEGAGILLTRFASTQFPNGPQFSDDPSQLQPSPFGDYRQYQ; from the exons TCCCTGGAGGATCGTAGATGACTGCGGAGGTGCTTTCACGATGGGAGCGATAGGAGGTGGCATTTTCCAAGCCATCAAGGGGTTCAGAAATTCCCCGGTG GGGGTAAACCACCGACTGCGGGGAAGTTTGACAGCTATTAAAACAAGAGCTCCACAACTGGGAG GGAGCTTTGCTGTCTGGGGAGGTCTCTTCTCCATGATTGACTGCAGTATGGTCAGAATGAGAGGTAAAGAAGATCCGTGGAATTCAATCACAAGCGGAGCCCTAACTGGAGCCATATTAGCTGCCAGAA ATGGACCTGTTGCCATGGTTGGATCTGCTGCAATGGGAGGAATTCTCCTAGCTTTAATTGAAGGAGCTGGTATTCTCTTAACAAGATTTGCCTCCACACAGTTCCCTAACG GCCCTCAGTTTTCAGACGATCCCTCCCAGTTGCAGCCCTCTCCATTTGGCGACTACAGACAATACCAGTGA